The sequence GACCAAAAGGCGAGTTGACTCAAGCTATCAATGGTTTAGCCAATGTTGAAATTACAGCCGAAGAAATTAAAGTTTCAGTTAATGATTCTATTAGTAAAAAGCAAAGAGCCATGTGGGGTTTGTTCTACAGTTTGATAAACAACATGGTGATTGGTGTTACTGAGGGTTATGAAAAGAAATTAGAAATCCAAGGTGTCGGTTATAAGGTAGCTAACGGCAGCCGTGCACTTACTTTCAGCTTAGGTTTTTCACACACTATAAATTTCCCATTACCAGATGGTATTGAAGCTAATGCCGAAGGTAACATTATTACTGTCAAAGGAATTGATAAGCAAATGGTTGGTGAAATCACAGC is a genomic window of Candidatus Falkowbacteria bacterium containing:
- the rplF gene encoding 50S ribosomal protein L6 produces the protein MSRLGKLPIKLVKGSTAVLNNGILTVKGPKGELTQAINGLANVEITAEEIKVSVNDSISKKQRAMWGLFYSLINNMVIGVTEGYEKKLEIQGVGYKVANGSRALTFSLGFSHTINFPLPDGIEANAEGNIITVKGIDKQMVGEITAQMRRLKKPEPYKGKGIRYVGEIVRRKAGKTAAKGA